From Alloacidobacterium dinghuense:
CGGGCCATAGAAAATCTGGCCAAGGCCGATGGCTGTTGGGTTCTGCTCAAGGGTTTGGACTGCACTTTCTACATCGCTGCCCGGTTTTAGCCACAGCAGAGAGATGTCATCCTCTGTCGGCCCTATCCCGTTTGGATTTGCGGGCGATTCGGAGTCAGGCAGAAGGCTCGCAAGCAAGTGTGCAGGCGACGTGCCGTTGCCGGTTTTTCCGGGATGAGCCTGGTAGAGGTTGAGATCGATAGGCGACTGTCCGTGCTTCGCCGTGATGATGATGAGGGTGTCCTCGAAATTGTCGGTGTCTTTCAGCGTGCTGACCATGTCTCCGATGGAGGCGTCGACGTATTCAATTTCTGAAAGGAGCGAGGCCGACGGCGCACCTGCTGCGTTCTGATAGCCGCCTTTGACACCGTTTTCAATCAGTTTCTGACCGACGCTCACCGCCTGGAAATTCATGCCAAAGATTGTGGGCATTTTCGCGGCATGTCCGTTGTGTGTCCTGCCATGGATTTGGTTGAGGATTGCATTGACCTTTAGCGTGTCATAGCACTGGATGTTCTGGAAACTGTTGGTCCATGCGGTTAGGTCAGAACTGGGATCGCGAATGGCTTTGCAGGATACTCCCTCAGACGTTGTTACGCCGGGCAAAGCGATGACATTGGAGTTGATTTCAGGAGCATAGAAGTCGTCGAGGACTCCACCGGGGCCTGCTACTGAGGAATAGGCCGGATGCTTGTCAGACCATGCGGCGTAGCCACCAGCAGCATGGATGACGCCGAAGATCGTGTTCACACGCACAAAGTTCCAGGGAAAGACGGGAGCGCATCCAGCGGCCGGATCACGCGGCAGACGCTTGGGATCAATAGATGCAATGCCACCATCGGTCAGGCTGGCGCCGGGAGCGCCACCATTCACCTTGGTCTGGTCGATGTCAATGCCTTCTTCGTATTCGGTTGTCGTTCCAGTGGGAAGCGTAAAGGGTGTGCATGGGCCAGCGGCTACACCGTTGCCAGTCGTCTTTGCCGGGGCATCCAGCGAACGGTCATACGACACGTCATAGTAGATACCCATCGTCTTCGGAGTTGCGCCGGTGACGATCGACATCAAGCCGGGGAAGGAATCGGAGGGCTTCGAGGTTGACGCTGCGGTATAGTTGATTGCGTTGCGTCCAAGGACCGCCAGGTTCGGGCAATATGGCTCGCCGCCATT
This genomic window contains:
- a CDS encoding alkaline phosphatase family protein, whose protein sequence is MKSYLLFAASAAALAVLTTPARLTAQDASTSEHRIKHVLLISIDGMHAVDYLNCTHGVDGVNGGEPYCPNLAVLGRNAINYTAASTSKPSDSFPGLMSIVTGATPKTMGIYYDVSYDRSLDAPAKTTGNGVAAGPCTPFTLPTGTTTEYEEGIDIDQTKVNGGAPGASLTDGGIASIDPKRLPRDPAAGCAPVFPWNFVRVNTIFGVIHAAGGYAAWSDKHPAYSSVAGPGGVLDDFYAPEINSNVIALPGVTTSEGVSCKAIRDPSSDLTAWTNSFQNIQCYDTLKVNAILNQIHGRTHNGHAAKMPTIFGMNFQAVSVGQKLIENGVKGGYQNAAGAPSASLLSEIEYVDASIGDMVSTLKDTDNFEDTLIIITAKHGQSPIDLNLYQAHPGKTGNGTSPAHLLASLLPDSESPANPNGIGPTEDDISLLWLKPGSDVESAVQTLEQNPTAIGLGQIFYGPTVSLNYNTPGLGPGMDPRTPDIIVTPNVGVTYTGSAAKLEEHGGFSHDDTNVMLLVSNPSIRHKTVSTSTTTSQVAPTILTSLGLNPNALQAVKIEGTTALPEVTGALK